A region from the Dendropsophus ebraccatus isolate aDenEbr1 chromosome 1, aDenEbr1.pat, whole genome shotgun sequence genome encodes:
- the EIF3J gene encoding eukaryotic translation initiation factor 3 subunit J isoform X1 has translation MAETDSWEVDDFEPEEPVVKAGPITVKDRWEGEDEEEDVKDNWDDEEDAENKQEPQKTVEQKVPEKKKLQEKIKEKEQMSKKKQEELKKRLEEPEEPVELSPEEQLAEKLRLKKLQEDADLELAKEAFGVVSVNGIDAMNPSSRDDFTEFGKLLKEKITQYEKSLFYPTFLETLVRDICISLELDDLKKISNSLTVLCSEKQKQEKQNKAKKKKKGVVPGGGLKANMKSDLADYGGIDDEYGREFEDFM, from the exons AGGTGGATGACTTTGAACCAGAAGAACCTGTAGTAAAAGCTGGTCCTATAACTGTAAAGGACCGCTGGGAAGGAGAAGATGAAGAGGAGGATGTTAAG GATAActgggatgatgaggaggatgcagAAAATAAACAAGAACCTCAAAAAACAG TAGAACAGAAAGTccctgaaaagaaaaaattacaggaaaaaataaaggaaaaagagCAAATGTCTAAAAAGAAACAAGAAGAACTGAAGAAAAGG TTAGAGGAACCTGAAGAACCTGTAGAATTGTCACCTGAAGAACAACTAGCAGAGAAACTTCGGCTAAAAAAATTGCAAGAAGATGCAGACCTAGAGTTAGCTAAAGAAGCTTTCG GTGTAGTCAGTGTTAATGGAATTGATGCCATGAATCCGTCATCACGAGATGACTTCACAGAATTTGGCAAGCTGCTGAAGGAGAAGATCACACAATATGAGAAATCACTTTTTTACCCTACCTTCCTAGAAACACTTGTGCGGGATATCTGTATCTCAT TGGAGCTTGATGACCTGAAGAAGATATCGAATTCCTTAACAGTTCTGTGCAGTGAAAAACAGAAGCAAGAGAAG CAAAATAAagccaagaagaagaaaaaaggagtGGTTCCAGGAGGAGGTTTGAAGGCCAACATGAAGAGTGATCTGGCTGATTATGGGGGCATCGATGATGAATATGGAAGAGAGTTTGAGGATTTCATGTGA
- the EIF3J gene encoding eukaryotic translation initiation factor 3 subunit J isoform X2 produces MAETDSWEVDDFEPEEPVVKAGPITVKDRWEGEDEEEDVKDNWDDEEDAENKQEPQKTEQKVPEKKKLQEKIKEKEQMSKKKQEELKKRLEEPEEPVELSPEEQLAEKLRLKKLQEDADLELAKEAFGVVSVNGIDAMNPSSRDDFTEFGKLLKEKITQYEKSLFYPTFLETLVRDICISLELDDLKKISNSLTVLCSEKQKQEKQNKAKKKKKGVVPGGGLKANMKSDLADYGGIDDEYGREFEDFM; encoded by the exons AGGTGGATGACTTTGAACCAGAAGAACCTGTAGTAAAAGCTGGTCCTATAACTGTAAAGGACCGCTGGGAAGGAGAAGATGAAGAGGAGGATGTTAAG GATAActgggatgatgaggaggatgcagAAAATAAACAAGAACCTCAAAAAACAG AACAGAAAGTccctgaaaagaaaaaattacaggaaaaaataaaggaaaaagagCAAATGTCTAAAAAGAAACAAGAAGAACTGAAGAAAAGG TTAGAGGAACCTGAAGAACCTGTAGAATTGTCACCTGAAGAACAACTAGCAGAGAAACTTCGGCTAAAAAAATTGCAAGAAGATGCAGACCTAGAGTTAGCTAAAGAAGCTTTCG GTGTAGTCAGTGTTAATGGAATTGATGCCATGAATCCGTCATCACGAGATGACTTCACAGAATTTGGCAAGCTGCTGAAGGAGAAGATCACACAATATGAGAAATCACTTTTTTACCCTACCTTCCTAGAAACACTTGTGCGGGATATCTGTATCTCAT TGGAGCTTGATGACCTGAAGAAGATATCGAATTCCTTAACAGTTCTGTGCAGTGAAAAACAGAAGCAAGAGAAG CAAAATAAagccaagaagaagaaaaaaggagtGGTTCCAGGAGGAGGTTTGAAGGCCAACATGAAGAGTGATCTGGCTGATTATGGGGGCATCGATGATGAATATGGAAGAGAGTTTGAGGATTTCATGTGA